One Microbacterium sp. No. 7 genomic window carries:
- a CDS encoding cell wall-binding repeat-containing protein, with amino-acid sequence MRPSRPSSLTRSFRLLAGAAAALLIAGVASVATSAPAQAAALPDSISGGGYIISDDEFFRTGTMTSDEIQAFLESKVPSCKATSGPPCLKDFRADMGSVSADKYCGAIEGGTGLRASDIIARVGDACGINPKVILVMLQKEQGLVLSSQPSDWSYRAAMGQMCPDDAPCDAAAAGFVNQVRLGTRQQQIYVQNPGSFRYKAGQTNTIQWSPDKSCGTSEVYIENQATANLYNYTPYRPNAAALAAGYGTGDRCSSYGNRNFYLYYVDWFGRDGSGTVGQPAGSGACAVPVDVQDAAGAVIVDTDLINARQAPSTDCTRDVVQFSRGQVAKRTGVYGQWWRVSIDGSTYWMHSDFLAEEPAPPYTTARIAGDDRYATSALASAAAFPGGADVVYLASGADFPDALAAAAAAAGDDASLLLASRTGLSAAVRDELQRLAPQSVVLVGGTGVLGAEVVDAVAAALPGADVQRIAGENRYETSRLLASEGRSTAATIYVAAGRTYADALVASAVAGAENAPVILVDGAADGLDAATLDTLRSLSVGNAVIAGGTGTVSSGVESALASSGIAVTRHGGADRYATSQLLNAASYGGSVPRAYVATGVDFPDALSSAVLAGTTRAPLFSQPAACMTDAAKDFFLARGTSTVTLVGGTGSLSDAVARSERC; translated from the coding sequence ATGCGTCCCAGCCGTCCCTCCTCCCTCACGCGCTCGTTTCGCCTCCTCGCCGGTGCCGCGGCCGCCCTGCTGATCGCCGGCGTCGCGAGCGTCGCGACCTCCGCTCCCGCGCAGGCGGCCGCGCTGCCCGACTCCATCAGCGGCGGCGGCTACATCATCAGCGACGACGAGTTCTTCCGCACCGGAACGATGACCTCCGACGAGATCCAGGCGTTCCTGGAGAGCAAGGTGCCGTCGTGCAAGGCGACGAGCGGGCCGCCGTGCCTCAAGGACTTCCGCGCCGACATGGGCTCGGTGTCGGCGGACAAGTACTGCGGCGCGATCGAGGGCGGCACGGGGCTGCGCGCGAGCGACATCATCGCGCGCGTCGGCGATGCCTGCGGCATCAACCCCAAGGTCATCCTCGTGATGCTGCAGAAGGAGCAGGGGCTCGTGCTCTCGTCGCAGCCCTCCGACTGGTCGTACCGCGCGGCGATGGGACAGATGTGCCCCGACGACGCGCCGTGCGACGCGGCGGCCGCGGGCTTCGTGAACCAGGTGCGCCTCGGCACTCGCCAGCAGCAGATCTACGTGCAGAACCCGGGCTCGTTCCGCTACAAGGCGGGACAGACCAACACGATCCAGTGGAGCCCGGACAAGAGCTGCGGCACGTCGGAGGTCTACATCGAGAACCAGGCCACGGCCAACCTGTACAACTACACGCCCTACCGGCCGAACGCGGCGGCGCTCGCCGCCGGCTACGGCACGGGCGACCGGTGCTCGTCGTACGGCAACCGCAACTTCTACCTGTACTACGTCGACTGGTTCGGGCGCGACGGCTCGGGCACGGTCGGGCAGCCGGCGGGCTCGGGCGCCTGCGCCGTGCCGGTCGACGTGCAGGACGCCGCGGGCGCCGTGATCGTCGACACCGACCTCATCAACGCGCGCCAGGCGCCGTCGACCGACTGCACGAGGGACGTCGTGCAGTTCTCGCGCGGCCAGGTCGCGAAGCGCACGGGCGTCTACGGGCAGTGGTGGCGCGTGTCGATCGACGGCAGCACCTACTGGATGCACAGCGACTTCCTGGCCGAGGAGCCCGCGCCGCCCTACACGACCGCGCGCATCGCGGGCGACGACCGCTACGCGACGTCGGCCCTCGCGTCGGCCGCCGCGTTCCCGGGCGGCGCCGACGTCGTCTACCTCGCCTCGGGCGCCGACTTCCCCGACGCCCTGGCGGCCGCGGCCGCGGCGGCGGGCGACGACGCGTCGCTGCTGCTGGCATCCCGCACGGGCCTGTCGGCCGCGGTGCGCGACGAGCTGCAGCGCCTCGCGCCGCAGTCGGTCGTGCTCGTGGGCGGCACGGGCGTGCTGGGCGCCGAGGTCGTGGACGCCGTGGCCGCCGCGCTCCCGGGCGCCGACGTGCAGCGCATCGCGGGCGAGAACCGCTACGAGACCAGCCGGCTGCTCGCGAGCGAGGGCCGGTCGACGGCGGCGACGATCTACGTCGCGGCCGGGCGCACGTACGCCGACGCGCTCGTCGCCTCGGCGGTCGCCGGGGCCGAGAACGCGCCCGTGATCCTCGTCGACGGCGCCGCCGACGGGCTCGACGCGGCGACGCTCGACACGCTGCGCAGCCTCAGCGTCGGCAACGCCGTCATCGCGGGCGGCACGGGCACCGTGAGCAGCGGGGTGGAGAGCGCCCTGGCGTCGTCCGGCATCGCGGTGACGCGCCACGGCGGCGCCGACCGCTACGCGACGAGCCAGCTGCTCAACGCGGCGTCGTACGGCGGCAGCGTGCCCCGCGCGTACGTCGCGACGGGCGTCGACTTCCCCGACGCGCTCTCCAGCGCCGTGCTGGCGGGCACGACCCGCGCGCCGCTGTTCTCGCAGCCCGCGGCGTGCATGACGGATGCCGCGAAGGACTTCTTCCTCGCGCGCGGCACGTCGACGGTCACGCTGGTCGGCGGCACCGGATCGCTCAGCGACGCCGTCGCCCGGTCGGAGCGCTGCTAG
- a CDS encoding glycosyltransferase family 4 protein — protein sequence MRILVVTPWYPTADAPESGVFVAREAEALAEAHDVRVLHLDWSGRPGRAPVPGRATVRRLALRRANPLDYVRARRAVRRASADVVHTHALTGLIPWLVGRPARGPWVHSEHWSAITSPETRPRLERAALRGLLPLLRRPAVVVAESSRLADAIARSRRGPLAIVPCVVPPVEVRPLPRRNRLIGVGGLIDRKGPLTAVETLAALRARGVDADLTWVGDGPLRDAVRRRAADLGVLDRVHLTGTLPGPELDRRYEAADLLLLPTRGDNFCVVAAEALVHGRPIVSGARTGAVDYADPAVSRFVESADAGAYADAVASLLAATADRTAEQVAATVAGRFDPAAVRAALEEVYRRAGV from the coding sequence GTGCGGATCCTCGTCGTGACGCCGTGGTACCCGACCGCGGATGCCCCCGAGTCCGGCGTCTTCGTCGCGCGCGAGGCCGAGGCCCTCGCCGAGGCCCACGACGTGCGCGTGCTGCACCTCGACTGGTCGGGACGCCCGGGTCGCGCGCCGGTGCCGGGACGTGCGACGGTGCGACGGCTCGCCCTGCGCCGGGCGAACCCGCTCGACTACGTGCGCGCCCGGCGGGCCGTGCGCCGGGCGTCCGCCGACGTCGTGCACACTCACGCCCTGACGGGCCTGATCCCGTGGCTCGTCGGCCGGCCCGCCCGCGGGCCCTGGGTGCATTCCGAGCACTGGTCGGCGATCACGTCGCCCGAGACGCGCCCCCGGCTCGAGCGGGCGGCGCTGCGCGGGCTGCTGCCCCTGCTGAGACGCCCCGCCGTCGTCGTCGCGGAGTCGTCGCGCCTCGCCGACGCGATCGCCCGGAGCCGCCGCGGCCCCCTCGCGATCGTGCCGTGCGTCGTCCCGCCCGTCGAGGTGCGACCGCTGCCGCGCCGGAATCGCCTCATCGGCGTCGGCGGGCTGATCGACCGCAAGGGACCGCTGACGGCCGTCGAGACGCTCGCCGCGCTGCGCGCGCGCGGCGTCGACGCCGATCTCACGTGGGTCGGCGACGGTCCCCTGCGCGACGCCGTGCGGCGACGGGCGGCCGACCTCGGCGTCCTCGACCGGGTGCATCTGACCGGCACGCTCCCGGGGCCGGAGCTCGACCGGCGCTACGAGGCCGCCGACCTGCTGCTGCTGCCCACCCGGGGCGACAACTTCTGCGTCGTCGCCGCCGAGGCGCTCGTGCACGGCCGGCCGATCGTCAGCGGAGCGCGCACCGGCGCGGTGGACTACGCGGACCCGGCCGTGAGCCGGTTCGTCGAGAGCGCCGACGCGGGCGCCTACGCGGACGCCGTCGCGTCGCTGCTGGCGGCGACCGCCGACCGCACGGCCGAGCAGGTCGCCGCGACCGTCGCGGGCCGCTTCGACCCGGCGGCCGTGCGCGCCGCGCTCGAAGAGGTCTACCGGCGGGCCGGCGTCTGA